The genomic region AGCGTTAAGGCATATTTTTTATTCGCCCAGAAAGCCTCATTATTCTGGACATTCACAATTTTAATTCTTGGGTCGATTTTTTGAAAATCTTCAATGACCTCCTGGGTAGCATCTGTAGAGGCATCATTTATTACGATTACTTCAAAATGGGGATAATCCTGCTCAAGGATCGCGGGTAGAAAATTCTTCAGATTCTCTTCCTCATTTTTTGCACATATTATCACCGAAACCGGTACTTCAGGATGTATTTTATTTTTTATGCCAGAGGTGGCAAATGAAAAAAATGAGAAAAAGTAGAGTAGATTAACTAAGCTAACAACAATGAATAACCCCAGTAAAATTGCTCCCATTCAGTCTAGGTGGTCTGAGGTTTATCGGAACAGTTTTCTATCTCATCTGGCATCTTACCACAAAAGCTGCAAGGTTCTCCAGATTTATTCAGGTAAGGATTCTGGCTGGCGCAGGTTCCGGCAAATTTACCTTCTTTTTTACCCCAGATCTTGATGGCTATACCGGCAAATGCCAAGCCTAATAAAATGATGCTTATTATTAATAGTTTCATGTCCTTAAGATTCTGATGCAAAAATAACAATAAAAAAAAGCAACTGAAAATTGGAGGCTTCATTAATATAATCTTTACATTATTTAACTAAACTTTAATCGAAAAATGAGTCCTAAGAGCCTTTTGCACAATATCTTGCATCGTTAACACTCAAAAAAACTACAATTATGAAAATTAAAATGTTATTTACGGTTCTTGCACTTTCTGCAGTCGTATTCACTTCATGTGAGGACAATAAGAAAAAGGAGCAGGCGGAAAAAGAACGAATGGAACAAATGGAAGCTGAAAGAGAAGCTGAAATGCAGGCCGAAAAGGAAAAAATGGAAATGGAATCCAATAGTATTGCTGCAAAAGCAATGGAGACCGATACTTTGAGTACTTTGGTAAGTGCATTGACGGCAGCAGAATTAGCTGAAATGTTTAAAACTGAAGAAGGTCCGTTTACTGTATTCGCCCCACATAATGGTGCTTTTAATAATGTAGATAAGGCAACTTTAGAATCTTTAATGCAACCTGAAAATAAGGAGAAACTTGCTGATGTATTGAAATACCATGTAGTTTCTGGGGAAGTTACTTCCCAGCAATTAGTGCAGGCAATCAATGAAAATGATGGTAAATATGAAATTTCTACCGTAGGCGGAGGAACACTGGTAGCTTCATTAGATGGAGAAAATGTGATCCTAACCGATGAAAATGGAAATAAAGCTACTGTAGTAACAGCAGATGTAGACGCTTCTAACGGAGTAGTGCATGTGATTGATGCTGTAGTGATGAAAAAAGCTTAAGAAATTTTTCACCTAAAAGAAAACAGGGAAATACAATCATTGTATTTCCCTTTTCTTTTATATGATATTTACTTCAGCTTCAAGGTCAATATCAAATTTAGCCTTGATTGATTGCTGGATTTCTTGTGAAAGTGACAGAATCTCCTGGCCCGTCGCTGCGCCGTAATTTACCAGTACCAGCGCCTGGTCCTTATGTACTCCCGCATCACCACTTCTATAACCTTTGAAACCCGCCTGGTCTATTAGCCAGCCTGCAGGTACCTTGATCTCATTGTCAGAAACGTGGTAGGAGGGTACTCCTGAATAATCTGATTCTAACTTTTCAAACTTCTCTTTGTCAATAATAGGATTTTTAAAAAAACTTCCGCTATTCCCTATCTTTTTAGGATCTGGTAGTTTAGAGTTCCTAATCGCAATAACCGCATTAGATATATCCTGTATCGTTGGAGAAGAAATTTCCTGTTTTTCAAGTTCAGATTTTATGGCGCCATATTCAGTATGTAGCTTATGATCCTTTTTGGTTAATCTGAATTTCACCGAGGTTATAATATACTGACCTTTTAATCGATTCTTAAAAACGGAATTTCTATAGTCGAAATCACACTCTTTTAGATCAAATTCCTTTTCTTCCAGGGTTTGCACATTCATGGCCTTGCAACTTAAAAAACTGTCTTTAAGCTCCACACCGTAAGCGCCAATATTCTGAATAGGGGCAGTGCCTACATTTCCAGGAATAAGTGAAAGATTTTCAAGGCCTCCAAAATCTTGCTCCAGGGTCCATAAAACAAACTTATGCCAGTTCTCGCCCGCCGCAGCCTGCACGATCACTTCGTTCTCTTCTTCGGCAATAATTTCTTTGCCTTTAATAGCAATATGGATCACAGTCTTTTTAATATCCTTTGTTAAAAGCATATTACTCCCCCCGCCAAGAACAAAAAGTTCTGATGCGTAATTTTTTCGAAGAACCGTTCTTAGATCTTCAAGATTTTCAATGGAAACAAACTTTTCGGCATTCACATCTATGCCGAAACTATTATAATCCTTCAAAGAAAAATTTCGCAGAACCTGCATTAATTTTGCTGATTATATTGCTTTAATGCTTTTTCTAAAATTACAATAGCTCTTTCCAGGTCTTCCTTCTTCAATACATATGCAATCCTTACCTGGTTCATACCCGTATTAGGCGTAGAATAGAATCCAGCGGCAGGTGCAACCATGATAGTTTCGTTATCGTCCTCAAAGCTTTCCAATAGCCATTTCGCGAAATCGTCAGCATCTTCTACCGGCAATTCGGCGATACAATAAAAAGCACCTTTAGGTTTAGCAACTTTTACACCTTCAATTTTCTCAAGACCATCAACCAGCAGATTTCTTCTATAAGTGTATTGTTCAATAACATCATCAAAATAGGACTGCGGAGTATCTAATGCTGCTTCACTGGCTATTTGCGCGAAGGTAGGAGGGCTTAGTCTTGCCTGTGCAAATTTCATAGCCGTGGCCATTACCTCTTTGTTTTTTGATACCAGGCAACCAATACGTGCTCCACACATGCTGTATCGCTTAGATACTGAATCTACCATAATAGCATTTTCAGACAATTCTGGAATGCTCATAATAGAATGGTGTACCGCGCCTTCATAAGCAAATTCTCTGTACACCTCGTCTGAAACTATGAAAAGGTCATGTTTCAGGGCAAGATCGGCAAGTTGTTTTACTTCTTCCTTAGTATAAAGGTATCCGGTTGGATTACCTGGATTACAAAGGATGATCGCTTTTGTCTTTTCAGAAATTAATTTTTCAAATTCAGAAATTGGAGGCAATGCAAAGTTATTCTCAATACTTGATTGAATAGGCTTGATTTTAACTCCTGAAGCGGTTGCGAATCCATTATAATTAGCATAAAAAGGCTCGGGGATAATTACCTCGTCACCCGGATCTGTAATACTTCCCATCGCGAATAACAAAGCTTCAGAACCACCGGTAGTAATAATGATATCGTCTTTTTCTACCGGAAGAGAGGACTTTTGATAATATTGCGCTAGTTTCTCTCTGTAACCCTCAAACCCTGCCGAATGGCTGTAAGAGAGTACTTCAATATCGTGATTTCTAACCGCATCTAAAGCTCCTTCCGGAGTTTTAATGTCTGGCTGACCAATATTGAGTTGATATATTTTTCGTCCTTTTTTAGTAGCAGCTTCGGCAAAAGGAACTAGTTTTCTTATAGGAGATTCGGGCATTTCCAGCCCTTTATTTGAGATTTTAGGCATAGCTATTTATTTGTGGATTGCAAAATTGCAAAATTAAACTATGAATCTATAATTATAGGTAGTAATTATCCGGTATTTTTTGTTTTTAAGCAGGTTAGCTTAATTAATTCATATTATTACTGTTTGATAATAAACATAAAAAAAGCCTTCCAATATGGAAGGCCTTGATATTTAAGGTCATTTAAAATTAACTATCAGTTTTGTCACTGTCAGTATCTATGACAGCTCCTTTAATTTTTAAAGCTTTAACCGGTTCGTCTGAATTAGAATATACCGTTACGGTCTTTCTAATAGGCCCAACTCTTTTAGTGTCGTACTTAACTTGGATCTCACCAGTTTCGCCCGGCATAATTGGAGCGTCTGGTTTTTTAGGTACCGTACAACCGCAGCTGGACTTTACATCTTCGATGACCAATGGGGCGTCCCCAATGTTTTTAACTTCAAAGACTCTAAGGCCGTCACTACCTTTTTTGATCTCGCCATAATCAATAGTTTCTGATTTAAATTCCATTTTAGCGACTTTCTGAGCCTGAGCTGCAGTTACACCTGCTAAAACAAGAATGGCTATTGCGATTAATTTTTTCATAATTTAAAATTTAGCGGAATAGTAAAGATAAGCTGAAATAATTCAATTCTCAAAATTTATATCATTTCAGCAGCTTTCATAATCCTTCATTAATAATTACTTTTGCCATTATTTCAAAAATCAGACCAAGAAATGGCAATTGCTTCACAATACAATGCGAAAAAAGTAGAGGATAAGTGGTATGACTACTGGATGAAAAACAACTATTTTCATTCTGAAGTTGATGAGAGAGAGCCTTATACCATTGTGATCCCTCCACCTAATGTGACAGGGGTTTTGCACATGGGACATATGCTCAATAACACCATTCAGGATGTATTGGTAAGGCGTGCGCGTTTAAAAGGATACAATGCCTGTTGGGTGCCTGGAACAGACCATGCTTCTATTGCTACAGAGGCAAAAGTAGTTGCTAAACTAAAGGCTGAAGGGATCGAAAAAAATGATCTCAGCCGTGACGAATTTCTACAGCATGCGTGGGACTGGACCCATAAACATGGAGGTATCATCCTGCAGCAATTAAAGAAACTTGGAGCTTCCTGTGATTGGGAACGTACCAAGTTCACCATGGATAAGGAAATGTCTGAATCTGTGATCAAGGTGTTCGTGGATCTTTATGAAAAAGGTCTGGTATATCGTGGTTATCGAATGGTAAACTGGGATCCCCAGGCAAAAACCACTCTTTCAGACGAAGAGGTTAATTATGAAGAAAGAAACGGTAAGCTCTACTATTTAAAATATAAAATAGATGGCAGCGATGAGTATCTTACTATCGCGACTACAAGGCCCGAGACCATACTTGGTGACACTGCTATTTGTATAAATCCGAATGACGAGAGATTTGAGCATCTAAAAGGTAAGAAGGCAATTGTTCCTATTTGTAACAGAACGATCCCTATTATTGAAGATGAGTATGTAGATATGGAATTTGGGACCGGATGTTTAAAAGTTACCCCGGCTCATGATGAGAATGATAAAAACCTGGGCGATAAACATAACCTTGATGTGATTGATATCTTTAATGATGATGGGACCTTGAACGAATATGGTTTGCATTATGAAGGTAAAGATCGCTTTGTGGTTAGAGCTGAAATCGTTGAAGAACTGGAATTGTCTGGTTTCCTCGATAAAGTTGAAGACCATGTAAATAAAGTTGGTACCAGCGAGCGTA from Gramella sp. MT6 harbors:
- a CDS encoding fasciclin domain-containing protein; amino-acid sequence: MKIKMLFTVLALSAVVFTSCEDNKKKEQAEKERMEQMEAEREAEMQAEKEKMEMESNSIAAKAMETDTLSTLVSALTAAELAEMFKTEEGPFTVFAPHNGAFNNVDKATLESLMQPENKEKLADVLKYHVVSGEVTSQQLVQAINENDGKYEISTVGGGTLVASLDGENVILTDENGNKATVVTADVDASNGVVHVIDAVVMKKA
- a CDS encoding pyridoxal phosphate-dependent aminotransferase, which gives rise to MPKISNKGLEMPESPIRKLVPFAEAATKKGRKIYQLNIGQPDIKTPEGALDAVRNHDIEVLSYSHSAGFEGYREKLAQYYQKSSLPVEKDDIIITTGGSEALLFAMGSITDPGDEVIIPEPFYANYNGFATASGVKIKPIQSSIENNFALPPISEFEKLISEKTKAIILCNPGNPTGYLYTKEEVKQLADLALKHDLFIVSDEVYREFAYEGAVHHSIMSIPELSENAIMVDSVSKRYSMCGARIGCLVSKNKEVMATAMKFAQARLSPPTFAQIASEAALDTPQSYFDDVIEQYTYRRNLLVDGLEKIEGVKVAKPKGAFYCIAELPVEDADDFAKWLLESFEDDNETIMVAPAAGFYSTPNTGMNQVRIAYVLKKEDLERAIVILEKALKQYNQQN
- a CDS encoding membrane or secreted protein, with amino-acid sequence MKLLIISIILLGLAFAGIAIKIWGKKEGKFAGTCASQNPYLNKSGEPCSFCGKMPDEIENCSDKPQTT
- the murB gene encoding UDP-N-acetylmuramate dehydrogenase produces the protein MQVLRNFSLKDYNSFGIDVNAEKFVSIENLEDLRTVLRKNYASELFVLGGGSNMLLTKDIKKTVIHIAIKGKEIIAEEENEVIVQAAAGENWHKFVLWTLEQDFGGLENLSLIPGNVGTAPIQNIGAYGVELKDSFLSCKAMNVQTLEEKEFDLKECDFDYRNSVFKNRLKGQYIITSVKFRLTKKDHKLHTEYGAIKSELEKQEISSPTIQDISNAVIAIRNSKLPDPKKIGNSGSFFKNPIIDKEKFEKLESDYSGVPSYHVSDNEIKVPAGWLIDQAGFKGYRSGDAGVHKDQALVLVNYGAATGQEILSLSQEIQQSIKAKFDIDLEAEVNII
- a CDS encoding DUF1573 domain-containing protein, translated to MKKLIAIAILVLAGVTAAQAQKVAKMEFKSETIDYGEIKKGSDGLRVFEVKNIGDAPLVIEDVKSSCGCTVPKKPDAPIMPGETGEIQVKYDTKRVGPIRKTVTVYSNSDEPVKALKIKGAVIDTDSDKTDS